GATATTCTGGTGAATAACGCCGGTATTACCCGCGACCGCACCCTGCGCAAACTGACCGATGAGGATTGGAGCACCGTCATTCAAAATAATCTCAACAGCGTCTACTACTGCACGACGGCCGTAATGCAGACGATGATGGAGCAGAAGTACGGCCGTATTATCAATATCAGCTCATTTGTCGGTCAGGCAGGTAATTTTGGTCAGGCCAACTATGCGGCGTCGAAGGGTGGTATCATCGCCTTCACCAAAACCGCAGCTCTTGAACTGGCGAAGTATAACATCACAGTGAATGCCCTGGCGCCTGGCTTTACAGTGACCGATATGCTGGCTAAGGTACCAGAGCAGATTCAGGAGCAGATCAAGGCTCGTATTCCAATGGGGCGGTTTGGTCTACCCGAAGAGATTGCCAAAGCCGTGGTCTTCCTGGCCGCCGATGGTGACTATATCACCGGCCAGCAGATCAATGTTAACGGCGGTGTGTATATGTAAACTGTGAGGGCGCTGAAGCTGAGCGCTCTGTCGGATAGAGCAGCGATTCACACGAAGGGCGGAAGTATAGCTTCCGCCCTCGCTGGCTCATCGAAATTTGTCAGATGGTCTGTCAGATGACAGCGCTACGTTTTATTTCCGCATGCGCTGGATGATGGTTTGAATATCACCCACGTATCCCTGCCACGCCTGCATCATCTCCTGGCTCAAGCGTTGCTGGGTGCGAATCGCGTCAGCAACGGCCTGTTCAGTCGAATGACGCAGACTACGACTGTAGTCCCAATGTTTCAGCACTAAATCAAATGCCATATCCGTACTGGCGGCGAGGAGTTCATTCCACGCCCGAATCGATTGAAACATTGGGTCGGTTATGTCCGGTGTGACCGATTGATCATTGCCTGGTTGATGGCGTTCTTCGTTGTTCGACATTGTATCTGACCTTGTGTACAATAGGACGTATTAAGAATCGGGTTACATATATACGATCTCTGCCGCTATCATGGTATCACAAGCGGTTACAGGTGAGTATAACGAATATCTCTTACGACCTCGTCTGCTACCACCGCCGGCGCCGTTGCACCGTATACGGCGGAGCCGCGTCGAACAACGTCTGGCGGTTTCCCTCGAAGCGCCACTCACGATAGTTGTGGCACCACCCGGTAGCGGGAAGACGGTGGCGCTGGCAATGCTGGCAACCCATGGCGGCTGGCCGGCTGCCTGGTGTCGTGCCGATGCGAGTGATGATCCCGCCAGCCTGCTCCGCCACCTGGTTGCTGCACTAAGTCGAGTTGTTGCTTTCGATACCGACAATCCGCCCGCGACTATTGATGCCCTGATCAATGTATTAACCAGCGAACTTGATGATGAGACGTTACTGGTAATCGATGATGCTCATCTGATCGACGAACGACCGGATCTACGGGCGTTAATTGAGCGCTTGATCGGTGCCCAGCCACCTCGTCTCCATCTGGTGCTGGCGGGTAGAAGCGAGCCGGTTTCACCGTTGATTGCGACAGCGCGGCTACGCGGCGAAGTGTTGTTGATAGAACCTGCTGACCTTGCTTTTCAGGCTGAAGAGGCGATGGCGCTCTGGCATCAGGCAGGTCGTTCAGCGCCGACCGACC
This genomic window from Chloroflexus aurantiacus J-10-fl contains:
- the fabG gene encoding 3-oxoacyl-[acyl-carrier-protein] reductase, encoding MGKLTGRVAIVTGASRGIGRAIALALAAEGAKVAVNYNSSEAAAQEVVDTIVANGGEAMPIRANVSQADEARRMVQEVIDRWGRVDILVNNAGITRDRTLRKLTDEDWSTVIQNNLNSVYYCTTAVMQTMMEQKYGRIINISSFVGQAGNFGQANYAASKGGIIAFTKTAALELAKYNITVNALAPGFTVTDMLAKVPEQIQEQIKARIPMGRFGLPEEIAKAVVFLAADGDYITGQQINVNGGVYM